The proteins below come from a single Sander vitreus isolate 19-12246 chromosome 15, sanVit1, whole genome shotgun sequence genomic window:
- the arl16 gene encoding ADP-ribosylation factor-like protein 16, producing the protein MLTLALLCFCWKTEMSKNDICLLLGATGVGKTLLLKRLQKLSLQGLGELGEPSLTLPTVGTNLTDLTLKKMKKVTLRELGGCMGPIWPSYFKDCSSVIFMVDSANIAQISSSCIQLLSVLSAEPLHSASVLILFNKRDMPCTMSLIEIKSLFRMDDIIASATQPITSLELSARSGQGLQEVLSWLESIIVK; encoded by the exons ATGCTAACACTCGCTTTGCTATGCTTCTGCTGGAAAACTGAAATGAGCAAAAATGACATTTGTCTGCTTCTTGGAGCAACTGGCGTCGGAAAAACGTTGTTGCTGAAACGTCTACAAAA GCTTAGCTTGCAAGGATTAGGTGAACTGGGGGAACCGTCTCTTACTCTGCCTACA GTAGGAACCAACCTGACCGACCTGACActaaagaagatgaagaaggtTACATTAAGAGAGCTGGGAGGCTGCATGGGCCCTATATGGCCTAGTTACTTCAAAGACTGCTCCTCCGTCatt TTCATGGTGGACTCAGCCAACATTGCTCAGATATCCTCCTCCTGTATCCAGCTGCTGTCAGTACTCTCTGCTGAGCCTCTGCACAGTGCCTCTGTTCTTATTCTGTTCAACAAGAG AGACATGCCTTGCACTATGAGTCTCATAGAGATAAAGTCACTGTTCAGAATGGATGACATCATAGCATCTGCTACACAGCCAATCACATCACTGGAACTCAGTGCCCGCTCTGGACAGGGACTTCAGGAGGTGCTGAGCTGGCTGGAGTCTATCATAGTCAAGTGA
- the fn3krp gene encoding ketosamine-3-kinase, protein MEGKLKKELGTAMLKPTGHSGGGCISEGQSYDTDTGRVFVKINHKSEAKLMFDGEMASLEAILKTGTVKVPKPVKVVELDTGGCVFVMEHLDLRGLTKYSKLLGEQLADLHVHNKRQLETFNKEHQTVGKGAGQSEVAVEKFGFSVPTCCGYLPQENEWQDDWVTFYSQQRLQHQLNMVEKSYGDREAIELWAKLQLKIPQFFKDVEIVPALLHGDLWGGNVAQCTMGPVIFDPASFYGHSEYELGIAGMFGGFNSSFYSAYHDKIPKAPGFAKRNQLYQLFHYLNHWNHFGGGYRGSSISIMKNLLK, encoded by the exons ATGGAAGGTAAGTTAAAGAAAGAGTTGGGAACAGCCATGCTGAAGCCAACTGGTCACTCAGGTGGTGGATGTATCAGCGAGGGCCAGAGTTATGATACCGACACTGGGAGAGTGTTTGTGAAGATAAATCACAAGAGCGAG GCCAAATTGATGTTTGATGGTGAGATGGCTAGTTTGGAAGCCATTTTAAAGACAGGAACTGTTAAAGTCCCCAAGCCTGTGAAGGTGGTTGAGCTTGACACAGGAGGATGTGTATTTGTAATGGAACATCTGGACTTGAGAGGTCTTACCAA GTACTCAAAGCTCCTAGGAGAGCAGCTGGCAGATCTGCATGTTCACAACAAGAGACAGTTGGAAACCTTTAATAAAGAGCACCAGACAGTGG GAAAAGGAGCTGGACAATCGGAGGTGGCTGTTGAGAAATTTGGCTTCAGTGTACCTACATGCTGTGGATATCTACCACAG GAAAATGAGTGGCAGGATGACTGGGTGACATTTTACTcccagcagaggctgcagcaccagCTTAACATGGTGGAGAAATCTTATGGAGACAGGGAAGCTATAGAATTATGGGCCAAGCTACAG CTGAAGATCCCTCAGTTTTTCAAAGATGTAGAGATtgtccctgctctcctccatgGAGACCTGTGGGGAGGCAATGTAGCACAGTGTACGATGGGCCCAGTCATCTTTGACCCAGCCTCCTTCTATGGCCATTCGGAGTATGAGTTGGGTATTGCAGGGATGTTTGGTGGCTTCAACAGCTCTTTTTACTCTGCTTACCATGACAAGATTCCTAAAGCACCTGGCTTTGCAAAGAGAAACCAGCTTTACCAACTCTTCCACTATCTGAATCACTGGAACCACTTTGGTGGTGGCTACAGGGGCTCTTCAATAAGTATTATGAAGAACCTACTGAAATAA